The Kitasatospora sp. NBC_00374 genome has a segment encoding these proteins:
- a CDS encoding CAP domain-containing protein — protein sequence MDSTPHTGADDLAPRPAPGSHRRQAAGRTGHRRKPPTRPRALGAIAGTAALAVMAGGAYTLFGPAQAGSARTEDGTAAGPAVSAPDLPAAGTEGAGAVDPAANTASPSAPSTPSTTASAGPTVASAPPSTAPAAAKPSAVAAPAPAKAAAPAATAPDSRAGQFVSQVAELVNAERAKAGCGPLRLDVKLNAAAQHHSDDMVARHFFDHADPDGRHADSRIEATGYRWSSWGENIAYGQADPAAVMDAWMHSPGHRANILNCDFKDIGIGVNFGAKGPWWTQVFASPR from the coding sequence ATGGACAGCACCCCCCACACCGGAGCCGACGACCTCGCGCCGCGGCCTGCCCCGGGCTCGCACCGCAGGCAGGCAGCGGGCCGCACCGGCCACCGGCGAAAGCCTCCGACCCGGCCCCGCGCGCTCGGCGCGATAGCGGGGACGGCGGCGCTGGCGGTGATGGCCGGAGGCGCGTACACCCTGTTCGGGCCGGCCCAGGCGGGCAGCGCCCGAACCGAGGACGGGACCGCGGCCGGCCCCGCCGTCTCGGCGCCCGACCTCCCTGCGGCCGGTACCGAAGGCGCCGGGGCCGTCGACCCGGCCGCGAACACCGCGAGCCCGAGCGCACCGAGCACCCCGAGCACGACCGCCTCGGCCGGCCCGACCGTGGCCTCCGCCCCGCCGTCGACCGCCCCGGCCGCCGCCAAGCCCTCGGCCGTCGCCGCACCGGCCCCCGCCAAGGCCGCCGCACCCGCGGCCACCGCCCCGGACAGCAGGGCCGGACAGTTCGTCTCCCAGGTCGCCGAGCTCGTCAACGCCGAACGCGCCAAGGCCGGTTGCGGCCCGCTGCGGCTGGACGTCAAGCTCAACGCGGCGGCCCAGCACCACTCGGACGACATGGTCGCCCGGCACTTCTTCGACCACGCCGACCCCGACGGCCGGCACGCGGACAGCCGGATCGAGGCAACCGGCTACCGGTGGAGCAGCTGGGGCGAGAACATCGCCTACGGCCAGGCGGACCCGGCCGCCGTGATGGACGCCTGGATGCACAGCCCCGGCCACCGGGCCAACATCCTCAACTGCGACTTCAAGGACATCGGCATCGGCGTCAACTTCGGTGCCAAGGGCCCCTGGTGGACCCAGGTCTTCGCGTCGCCGCGCTGA
- a CDS encoding MauE/DoxX family redox-associated membrane protein: protein MAGARSSAPLLAGLLLGAGVLHFVTPKPFDATVPRSLPGSPRAWTYASGVAELAIGAAVAAPRTRRVGALAAMGLFIAVFPANVKMAVDWRHRPTPYKAAAIARLPVQLPLVLWARRVSRAGR, encoded by the coding sequence ATGGCCGGTGCCCGCTCGTCCGCTCCCCTCCTGGCCGGGCTGCTGCTCGGTGCGGGGGTGCTCCACTTCGTCACGCCGAAGCCGTTCGACGCCACGGTGCCGCGTTCGCTGCCCGGCAGCCCGCGCGCCTGGACGTATGCCAGCGGGGTCGCCGAGCTGGCCATCGGTGCGGCTGTGGCCGCACCCCGCACCCGCCGGGTGGGGGCCCTGGCGGCCATGGGCCTCTTCATCGCGGTCTTCCCGGCCAACGTGAAGATGGCCGTCGACTGGCGCCACCGCCCCACCCCGTACAAGGCCGCGGCGATCGCACGGCTGCCGGTCCAGCTGCCGCTGGTGCTGTGGGCCCGCCGGGTGAGCCGCGCCGGACGGTAA
- a CDS encoding winged helix-turn-helix domain-containing protein — MPAELSFSAGDLAQMRFAASPMWEVVTGFGLVVAGSAHPVHRPWTEQVRPRVVAAGLDRGWLAELIAPSRYVPDFLNPAPAGPAPSLEMELASIAATPVDRVRRDLDHLRHHRGELGPRLRTLYAEPHALPRPAAGKSPMARLTEEIETYWQVAVAPYWARIRAVLDADVFHRARQVAEHGAGHLFNELHTSVRWEDNVLQVGRRARTLFRPTAGSGLLLVPSVFAGPRLRTRVSPPDPPQLAYPARGVGSLWEARPVTGGGALAAVLGRSRSLLLTELEAPASTTELARRTGLSPAGVSQYLTALRDAGLVSAHRAGRCVLYARTSVAESLLAAGSGRADGDRPGHGSGRSGGGGRSGRSGGSTEATVR, encoded by the coding sequence CTGCCGGCGGAGCTGTCCTTCTCGGCGGGCGACCTGGCCCAGATGAGGTTCGCGGCCTCTCCGATGTGGGAGGTCGTGACCGGCTTCGGGCTGGTCGTCGCGGGCTCCGCGCACCCCGTGCACCGGCCGTGGACCGAGCAGGTGCGGCCGCGGGTGGTGGCCGCCGGGCTGGACCGGGGATGGCTCGCCGAGCTGATCGCGCCCTCGCGGTACGTCCCGGACTTCCTCAACCCGGCACCCGCCGGGCCCGCCCCTTCGCTGGAGATGGAGCTGGCGTCGATCGCGGCCACCCCCGTCGACCGGGTCCGGCGGGACCTCGACCACCTGCGGCACCACCGGGGAGAGCTCGGCCCGAGGCTGCGGACGCTGTACGCGGAACCGCACGCCCTCCCCCGGCCCGCGGCCGGGAAGTCGCCGATGGCGAGGCTGACGGAGGAGATCGAGACGTACTGGCAGGTGGCGGTGGCGCCGTACTGGGCGCGGATCCGGGCCGTGCTCGACGCCGACGTGTTCCACCGGGCCCGGCAGGTGGCCGAGCACGGCGCGGGTCACCTCTTCAACGAGCTGCACACGTCGGTGCGTTGGGAGGACAACGTGCTGCAGGTGGGCCGCCGGGCCCGGACGCTGTTCCGGCCGACGGCCGGCTCGGGGCTGCTGCTGGTGCCGTCGGTGTTCGCCGGACCACGTCTGCGCACCCGGGTCTCGCCGCCGGACCCGCCGCAGCTGGCCTATCCGGCGCGCGGCGTCGGCTCCCTGTGGGAAGCCCGGCCGGTCACCGGGGGCGGCGCGCTCGCCGCCGTGCTCGGCCGCTCACGGAGCCTGCTGCTGACCGAGCTGGAGGCCCCGGCCTCCACCACCGAGCTGGCCCGGCGGACCGGGCTCTCCCCCGCCGGGGTGTCCCAGTACCTGACCGCGCTGCGGGACGCGGGGCTGGTCAGCGCCCACCGGGCGGGACGCTGCGTGCTCTACGCCCGCACCTCCGTGGCCGAGTCGCTGCTGGCCGCCGGCTCCGGCCGGGCCGACGGCGATCGACCCGGGCACGGCAGTGGACGCAGTGGGGGCGGCGGGCGCAGTGGCCGCAGTGGGGGCAGCACGGAAGCTACTGTTCGGTAA
- a CDS encoding aldo/keto reductase: MTSPTATETITAAAAGTWTLGDLTINRIGLGAMRLTQHGEALAADAVPSDRGRAITVLRRAVELGVNHIDTAAFYFSPLRSANELINRALAPYPGDLVITTKVGPARGPSGDWMAHATPEQLRGQVEENLRQLGRDHLDVVNLRVLGTASIAERFGALADLRDAGLIRHLGISNVTPEHLAEARAIAPVVCVQNQYGIGVRPEHDEFLRTCGELGVAFVPFYAIAAAGRESGASGAESAEVLAVARAHGASPAQVRLAWTLQRGPHVLAIPGTGNPDHLVANVAAGALRLTGDEVAELDSLHRRGI; encoded by the coding sequence ATGACCTCACCCACCGCAACCGAGACCATCACCGCGGCCGCAGCGGGCACCTGGACGCTCGGCGACCTGACGATCAACCGGATCGGCCTCGGCGCGATGCGCCTGACCCAGCACGGCGAGGCGCTCGCGGCCGACGCGGTTCCCAGCGACCGCGGCCGCGCGATCACCGTGCTGCGCCGCGCCGTCGAGCTCGGCGTGAACCACATCGACACCGCCGCGTTCTACTTCTCGCCGCTGCGCTCCGCCAACGAACTCATCAACCGGGCGCTCGCCCCCTACCCGGGCGACCTGGTGATCACCACCAAGGTCGGCCCGGCCAGGGGCCCGTCGGGCGACTGGATGGCCCACGCCACGCCGGAACAACTGCGCGGCCAGGTCGAGGAGAACCTGCGCCAGCTCGGCCGCGACCACCTCGACGTGGTGAACCTGCGCGTCCTGGGCACCGCCTCGATCGCCGAGCGGTTCGGCGCGCTGGCCGATCTGCGCGACGCCGGACTCATCCGCCACCTGGGCATCTCCAACGTCACCCCCGAGCACCTCGCCGAGGCCCGGGCCATCGCGCCGGTGGTGTGCGTCCAGAACCAGTACGGCATCGGGGTGCGGCCCGAGCACGACGAGTTCCTGCGGACCTGCGGTGAGCTGGGGGTCGCGTTCGTGCCCTTCTACGCGATCGCCGCCGCCGGGCGGGAGAGCGGGGCGAGCGGCGCCGAGAGCGCGGAGGTGCTCGCCGTGGCCCGCGCACACGGGGCGAGCCCGGCGCAGGTCCGACTGGCCTGGACGCTCCAGCGTGGCCCGCACGTGCTCGCCATCCCCGGGACGGGCAACCCCGACCACCTGGTCGCCAACGTGGCCGCCGGGGCGCTGCGCCTGACCGGGGACGAGGTGGCCGAGCTGGACTCCCTGCACCGGCGCGGAATCTGA
- a CDS encoding YbhB/YbcL family Raf kinase inhibitor-like protein, producing the protein MNESTQATVSAGAADVTATTTPEDGTGFGYRPVRTGVPGTTAHFTVTSPDLADGDAFPADAWAAAFGCSGANRQIGLEWSGAPKGTRSFAVTMFDPDAPTGAGFWHWLTWDLPADSTGLGTTLPAGAVAGTSDSGRTGYFGPCPPVGDVLHHYEINVYALDVPSLRLPADTPPTVTAFTMAGHIIGHARLTATARR; encoded by the coding sequence ATGAACGAATCCACCCAGGCCACCGTGTCGGCCGGAGCCGCCGACGTCACCGCCACCACCACCCCGGAGGACGGCACGGGCTTCGGCTACCGCCCCGTCCGCACCGGCGTTCCGGGTACCACCGCGCACTTCACGGTGACCAGCCCGGACCTCGCCGACGGCGACGCGTTCCCGGCCGACGCGTGGGCCGCCGCGTTCGGCTGCTCCGGTGCCAACCGGCAGATCGGGCTGGAGTGGAGCGGGGCGCCGAAGGGCACCCGGAGCTTCGCCGTCACCATGTTCGATCCGGACGCGCCCACCGGCGCCGGGTTCTGGCACTGGCTGACCTGGGACCTCCCCGCCGACAGCACCGGCCTGGGCACGACGCTCCCGGCCGGCGCGGTCGCGGGGACGAGCGACTCCGGCCGGACCGGCTACTTCGGACCCTGCCCGCCGGTCGGCGACGTGCTCCACCACTACGAGATCAACGTGTACGCGCTGGACGTGCCCAGCCTGCGACTGCCCGCGGACACCCCGCCGACCGTCACGGCCTTCACCATGGCGGGCCACATCATCGGCCACGCCCGCCTCACGGCGACGGCCCGGCGCTGA
- a CDS encoding helix-turn-helix transcriptional regulator, with the protein MDGVEHRPTPRRRVQQHTELAQFLRAMRARLAPGDVGLPETDRRRTPGLRRQEVAQLAAVSIDWYIRLEQGRVGTPGAAVLDALAEALRLSPAERRHLHVIARGESPVDGHVPLPVADSLRVLLDGMPLLPAYLVDFRLDVQAHNAAAAALFGEDFGTGEADNIARLLFLAPRARAMQLDWTQVARETVGNLRANLARHRDDPRLREVITELRSESAEFRTWWDDHTVRQRAHGTKRLHHPTVGGLTVHYDLLATLQGGEHCLTVVTPADTAAELSLREMLVNRATSLTRPDVRALASRTPHPDPDTDRGHPAERRPARP; encoded by the coding sequence ATGGACGGCGTGGAACACCGACCGACACCCCGCCGACGCGTCCAGCAGCACACGGAGCTGGCGCAGTTCCTGCGCGCCATGCGGGCGCGCCTGGCACCCGGGGACGTCGGGCTCCCCGAGACGGACCGGCGGCGCACCCCCGGGCTGCGGCGCCAGGAGGTCGCCCAGCTCGCGGCCGTCAGCATCGACTGGTACATCAGGCTCGAACAGGGACGGGTCGGCACCCCCGGCGCCGCCGTGCTCGACGCCCTGGCGGAGGCCCTGCGGCTGTCGCCCGCCGAACGCCGGCACCTGCACGTGATCGCCCGCGGCGAGTCCCCGGTCGACGGACACGTCCCGCTCCCGGTCGCGGACTCGCTGCGCGTCCTGCTGGACGGGATGCCGCTGCTGCCCGCGTACCTCGTCGACTTCCGACTCGACGTCCAGGCGCACAACGCCGCCGCGGCCGCGCTCTTCGGCGAGGACTTCGGTACCGGCGAGGCGGACAACATCGCCCGTCTGCTGTTCCTCGCGCCCCGGGCCCGCGCGATGCAGCTGGACTGGACCCAGGTGGCCCGCGAGACGGTGGGCAACCTGCGGGCCAACCTGGCCCGGCACCGCGACGACCCGCGACTCCGCGAGGTGATCACCGAACTCCGTTCGGAGAGCGCCGAGTTCAGAACCTGGTGGGACGACCACACGGTGCGCCAGCGGGCCCACGGCACCAAACGCCTGCACCACCCGACGGTCGGCGGGCTGACCGTCCACTACGACCTGTTGGCCACCCTCCAGGGCGGGGAGCACTGTCTGACCGTCGTCACCCCCGCCGACACCGCCGCCGAGCTCTCCCTGCGGGAGATGCTGGTGAACCGGGCCACCTCCCTCACCCGGCCGGACGTCCGCGCCCTCGCGTCCCGGACACCCCACCCGGACCCGGACACCGACCGCGGACATCCCGCCGAGCGCCGCCCCGCCCGGCCCTGA
- a CDS encoding putative protein N(5)-glutamine methyltransferase: MSVPSSALVFSTVVTRLRAAGCVFAEDEARLLLSSAHSPVELAAMVDRRVAGLPLEHVVGWAEFAGLRIAVDPGVFVPRRRTEFLVERAVALTRPGAVVVDLCCGSGALGAALAAAVAGVELYSADVDPAAVRCARRNVAAERVFEGDLYEPLPAGLTGRVDVLLANVPYVPSGEIGLLPVEAREYEARVALDGGTDGLDVLRRVTAGASRWLAPGGRMLFETSERQTPQAVETVARGGLVPSVAVSEELYATVVTGTRPLG; the protein is encoded by the coding sequence ATGTCTGTTCCGTCGTCAGCTCTCGTGTTCTCCACCGTCGTCACCCGGCTGCGCGCCGCCGGCTGCGTCTTCGCCGAGGACGAGGCGCGGCTGCTCCTCTCGTCCGCGCACTCCCCCGTCGAACTCGCCGCCATGGTGGACCGGCGGGTCGCCGGCCTCCCGCTCGAACACGTGGTGGGCTGGGCCGAGTTCGCAGGCCTGCGGATCGCCGTGGACCCCGGGGTCTTCGTCCCGCGCCGCCGGACCGAGTTCCTGGTCGAGCGGGCCGTCGCGCTGACCCGACCGGGCGCCGTGGTGGTCGACCTGTGCTGCGGCTCGGGTGCACTCGGCGCCGCGCTGGCCGCGGCGGTGGCCGGGGTGGAACTGTACTCCGCCGACGTGGACCCGGCCGCGGTGCGCTGCGCCCGCCGGAACGTGGCAGCCGAGCGGGTCTTCGAGGGCGACCTGTACGAGCCGCTGCCCGCCGGGCTGACCGGCCGGGTCGACGTCCTGCTCGCCAACGTGCCGTACGTGCCGAGCGGGGAGATCGGGCTGCTGCCCGTGGAGGCCCGCGAGTACGAGGCCCGGGTGGCGCTGGACGGCGGCACCGACGGGCTGGACGTCCTGCGGCGGGTGACGGCCGGGGCGTCACGGTGGCTGGCGCCCGGTGGCCGGATGCTGTTCGAGACCAGTGAGCGCCAGACCCCGCAGGCGGTGGAGACCGTGGCCCGCGGCGGGCTGGTGCCCTCGGTGGCCGTCTCGGAGGAGCTGTACGCGACCGTGGTGACCGGCACCAGGCCGCTCGGATAG
- a CDS encoding helical backbone metal receptor, with amino-acid sequence MATAPVPRTVPDDQGTLLRLGEVRRVVSLVPSLTEAVAVTAPGLLVGATDWCTHPAGLEVTRIGGTKNPDTARIAALRPDLVIANEEENRAADVAALRAAGLAVWVTEIRTLDQALGSLDRLVTAACGLPRPPWLDEAERAWHPSALPVLPALPGGPCRAVVPIWRRPWMVLGRDTFAGDLLRRLGVRQLYADHPERYPAVPVEELRAAAPELVVLPDEPYRFTAADGPEAFPGIPSALVSGRHLTWYGPSLVEAPALLAAQLAGRER; translated from the coding sequence ATGGCCACCGCACCGGTACCGCGCACCGTCCCCGACGACCAGGGCACCCTCCTACGGCTCGGCGAGGTGCGCCGGGTGGTGTCCCTGGTGCCCTCACTGACCGAGGCCGTGGCCGTGACCGCCCCCGGGCTGCTGGTCGGCGCGACCGACTGGTGCACCCACCCGGCCGGGCTGGAGGTGACCAGGATCGGCGGCACGAAGAACCCCGACACCGCCCGGATCGCCGCGCTGCGCCCCGATCTGGTGATCGCCAACGAGGAGGAGAACCGCGCCGCCGACGTGGCGGCCCTGCGCGCGGCCGGTCTGGCGGTCTGGGTGACCGAGATCCGCACCCTCGACCAGGCCCTCGGCTCGCTCGACCGCCTGGTCACCGCCGCCTGCGGCCTGCCCCGGCCGCCCTGGCTGGACGAGGCCGAGCGGGCCTGGCACCCGAGCGCCCTGCCCGTCCTGCCTGCCCTGCCCGGCGGGCCCTGCCGGGCCGTGGTGCCGATCTGGCGCCGGCCGTGGATGGTCCTGGGCCGCGACACCTTCGCCGGCGACCTGCTGCGCCGTCTGGGCGTGCGGCAGCTGTACGCCGACCACCCGGAGCGCTATCCGGCCGTCCCGGTCGAGGAGCTGCGGGCCGCCGCGCCGGAGCTGGTGGTGCTGCCGGACGAGCCGTACCGCTTCACCGCCGCAGACGGGCCGGAGGCCTTCCCCGGGATCCCTTCCGCCCTGGTCAGCGGGCGTCACCTCACCTGGTACGGCCCGTCCCTGGTCGAGGCCCCGGCGCTGCTCGCCGCGCAGCTGGCGGGCCGGGAGCGGTGA
- a CDS encoding ROK family transcriptional regulator, producing MSDAPEPAAISARRLRTRTALRTALDRYGALSRAELGRRTGLSRSAVSSAVADLLAEGSVDEQPVPAVGRGRPTSVVTLRRDTGLLLALDLGHTHITAAVGTAQGEVHGEATAHLDIDDHPQQALDTAADLAREAIRQAGCDAARISAAAAGIPAAMDLRTKAVRAPTVLAKWIGLDPAAELGRRLGLPVVVGNDAEMGARGERAHGAGRGINDLVYVKASHGIGSGLVLAGRVYRGASGLSGEIGHIQLPGAPNWCRCGNRGCLETVVSIAEVRRQLAHVLATGTQNAPGTSLPPLAELGTRPATARVITDAGRTLGRVLADLVNCLNPGAIIIGGELGQGGAPLVAGVRESIDRYAQPAVADAVEVRVSALGVRAELHGALVAAAESRVTPADFG from the coding sequence ATGAGCGACGCTCCCGAGCCGGCCGCGATCTCCGCCCGTCGGCTCCGCACGCGCACCGCCCTGCGGACCGCCCTCGACCGCTACGGCGCACTCAGCAGGGCCGAGCTCGGCCGCCGGACCGGCCTGTCCCGCAGCGCCGTCAGCAGCGCGGTCGCCGACCTCCTCGCCGAGGGATCGGTCGACGAACAGCCCGTCCCGGCCGTCGGCCGCGGCCGGCCCACCTCGGTCGTCACCCTCCGCCGTGACACCGGCCTGCTGCTCGCCCTGGACCTCGGCCACACCCACATCACGGCCGCCGTCGGCACGGCCCAGGGCGAGGTGCACGGCGAGGCCACCGCCCACCTGGACATCGACGACCACCCGCAGCAGGCCCTCGACACCGCCGCCGACCTCGCCCGCGAAGCGATCCGGCAGGCCGGCTGCGACGCCGCCCGGATCTCCGCGGCCGCCGCCGGCATCCCCGCCGCGATGGACCTGCGCACCAAGGCCGTCCGCGCGCCCACCGTCCTGGCCAAGTGGATCGGCCTGGATCCGGCGGCGGAGCTGGGCCGCCGGCTGGGCCTGCCGGTCGTGGTCGGCAACGACGCCGAGATGGGCGCCCGCGGCGAACGCGCCCACGGCGCCGGCCGCGGCATCAACGACCTCGTCTACGTGAAGGCCTCGCACGGCATCGGCAGCGGCCTGGTGCTGGCCGGCCGGGTCTACCGGGGCGCGAGCGGCCTGTCCGGCGAGATCGGGCACATCCAGCTGCCGGGCGCCCCCAACTGGTGCCGCTGCGGCAACCGCGGCTGCCTGGAGACCGTCGTCTCGATCGCCGAGGTCCGCCGGCAGCTCGCCCACGTCCTGGCCACCGGCACCCAGAACGCACCCGGCACGAGCCTGCCCCCGCTGGCCGAGCTCGGCACCCGGCCCGCGACGGCCCGGGTCATCACCGACGCCGGCCGGACGCTCGGCCGCGTCCTCGCCGACCTGGTCAACTGCCTCAACCCGGGGGCGATCATCATCGGCGGCGAGCTCGGCCAGGGGGGCGCCCCGCTGGTCGCCGGGGTCCGTGAGTCGATCGACCGCTACGCCCAGCCGGCGGTCGCCGACGCCGTCGAGGTCCGGGTCAGCGCGCTGGGGGTGCGGGCGGAGCTGCACGGCGCCCTGGTCGCGGCGGCCGAGAGCCGCGTCACGCCTGCCGACTTCGGCTGA
- a CDS encoding SulP family inorganic anion transporter: MVRRRSSLPTRHLSGHHFSRDVTASLVVFLVALPLCVGVAVASGVPAELGLVTGIVGGLVTGLLPGSSLQVSGPAAGLTVLVYEAVTEFGLPVLGAIVFAAGVLQVAMGVLRLGRWFRAISLSVVQGMLAGIGLVLIAGQLYALAGAKAPGKGPANLAGLPGLAADTAGDSAALAAAAIGTCTVLVLVLWRRLPARARLVPAPLAAVALATAVTALAGLPVGRIEVSGLLAVVRPPGTGQFAELAGLGVLGTVLAFTLIASAESLFSAAAVDRLHTGPRTDFDRELMAQGAGNAVCGLLGALPMTAVIVRSAANVQAGARTKASRVLHGGWLLLFAAFLPEVLGAIPVAALAGVLVHAGAKLIPLKSLLPLWRSHRGEALVLAATALAILATNMFEGVLLGLLLAVLKSAWDTSHLHTEVTEATGTTILVRLSGNATFLRLPRLLETLESLPAGRPIDVDLAGVRHLDHACRAALQEWVARHNADGSGTVRVSEPVRAPV; the protein is encoded by the coding sequence ATGGTCCGTCGCCGTTCCTCCCTCCCGACCCGCCACCTGTCCGGCCACCACTTCTCCCGGGACGTGACCGCCTCCCTGGTGGTCTTCCTGGTCGCCCTCCCGCTGTGCGTCGGAGTGGCCGTCGCCTCCGGGGTCCCGGCCGAACTCGGGCTGGTGACCGGCATCGTCGGCGGCCTGGTGACCGGCCTCCTGCCCGGCAGCAGCCTCCAGGTGTCCGGCCCCGCCGCGGGCCTGACCGTCCTGGTGTACGAGGCCGTCACCGAGTTCGGGCTGCCGGTGCTCGGCGCGATCGTGTTCGCGGCCGGCGTGCTCCAGGTCGCCATGGGTGTTCTGCGGCTCGGCCGGTGGTTCCGGGCCATCTCCCTCTCGGTGGTCCAGGGCATGCTGGCCGGCATCGGGCTGGTCCTGATCGCCGGTCAGCTCTACGCCCTGGCCGGCGCGAAGGCCCCCGGAAAGGGCCCGGCGAACCTCGCCGGGCTGCCCGGCCTCGCCGCCGACACCGCGGGCGACTCCGCCGCACTGGCGGCCGCGGCGATCGGCACCTGCACGGTGCTGGTCCTGGTGCTGTGGCGGCGGTTGCCCGCCCGGGCCCGGCTCGTCCCCGCGCCGCTCGCGGCCGTCGCCCTGGCCACCGCCGTCACCGCGCTGGCCGGCCTGCCGGTCGGACGGATCGAGGTGAGCGGCCTGCTCGCCGTCGTCCGACCGCCGGGCACCGGCCAGTTCGCCGAGCTCGCCGGGCTCGGTGTGCTCGGCACCGTGCTCGCCTTCACCCTGATCGCCTCGGCGGAGAGCCTGTTCAGCGCGGCCGCCGTGGACCGGCTGCACACCGGCCCGCGCACCGACTTCGACAGGGAGCTGATGGCCCAGGGCGCGGGCAACGCGGTCTGCGGCCTGCTGGGCGCACTGCCGATGACCGCCGTCATCGTGCGCAGCGCGGCGAACGTCCAGGCCGGCGCCAGGACCAAGGCCTCGCGGGTACTGCACGGCGGGTGGCTGCTGCTGTTCGCGGCCTTCCTGCCGGAGGTGCTGGGGGCGATCCCGGTGGCCGCGCTGGCCGGGGTGCTGGTGCACGCCGGGGCGAAGCTGATCCCGCTGAAGTCGCTCCTGCCGCTGTGGCGTTCGCACCGGGGCGAGGCCCTGGTGCTGGCCGCGACCGCGCTGGCGATCCTGGCCACCAACATGTTCGAGGGGGTGCTGCTGGGGCTGCTGCTGGCGGTGCTCAAGTCCGCCTGGGACACCTCGCACCTGCACACCGAGGTCACCGAAGCGACCGGCACCACGATCCTGGTGCGGCTGTCCGGCAACGCGACCTTCCTGCGGCTGCCCCGGCTGCTGGAGACCCTGGAGTCGCTGCCCGCAGGCCGACCGATCGACGTCGACCTGGCCGGGGTGCGGCACCTGGACCACGCCTGCCGGGCGGCCCTTCAGGAGTGGGTGGCCCGGCACAACGCCGACGGCTCCGGGACGGTGCGGGTCTCGGAGCCGGTGCGGGCACCGGTGTAG
- a CDS encoding S26 family signal peptidase, producing the protein MGMLDAVAGRVAGGATVEFRPTGSSMVPLIRSRQQVVVGPVDPALLEVGDVVLARVSGTVYLHLVSAVDPARRRVQISNNRGRVNGWTGHDRVFGICLSVGGTPRTGSARKSPAS; encoded by the coding sequence ATGGGAATGCTGGACGCGGTGGCGGGGCGGGTGGCCGGCGGGGCCACCGTGGAGTTCCGGCCGACCGGATCGTCGATGGTGCCGCTGATTCGCAGCCGGCAGCAGGTCGTGGTGGGCCCGGTGGATCCGGCGCTGCTGGAGGTCGGTGACGTCGTGCTCGCCCGGGTCTCCGGGACGGTGTACCTGCACCTGGTCTCGGCGGTGGATCCGGCGCGGCGGCGGGTGCAGATCAGCAACAACCGCGGCCGGGTGAACGGTTGGACCGGTCACGACCGGGTGTTCGGCATCTGCCTGAGCGTCGGGGGCACCCCCAGGACGGGCTCGGCCCGGAAGTCCCCTGCGAGCTGA
- a CDS encoding N-acetyltransferase family protein: MLIREATAADWPAIWPFFHRIVAAGETFTFPTDLGEEEGAGWWLLSAPNRTVVAVDDDGTVLGSAKMNRNHQGNGSHIASASYMVDPGHGGRGVGRALCAYSVEWARAAGFRAMQFNAVVETNEHAVRLYRSLGFTVIGTLPEGFRHPTAGYVGLHIMHRAL; this comes from the coding sequence ATGCTGATCAGGGAAGCCACCGCAGCGGACTGGCCCGCCATCTGGCCGTTCTTCCACCGGATCGTCGCCGCGGGCGAGACCTTCACCTTTCCGACGGACCTGGGAGAGGAGGAGGGGGCCGGCTGGTGGCTGCTGTCGGCGCCGAACCGGACGGTGGTCGCCGTCGACGACGACGGCACGGTGCTCGGCAGCGCGAAGATGAACCGGAACCACCAGGGCAACGGCTCGCACATCGCGAGCGCCAGCTACATGGTCGATCCCGGGCACGGTGGCAGGGGGGTGGGCCGGGCGCTGTGCGCGTACTCGGTGGAGTGGGCGCGGGCGGCGGGATTCCGGGCGATGCAGTTCAACGCCGTGGTGGAGACCAACGAGCACGCGGTGAGGCTCTACCGGTCGCTCGGCTTCACCGTGATCGGCACCCTCCCGGAGGGGTTCCGGCACCCGACCGCGGGCTATGTGGGCCTGCACATCATGCACCGGGCGCTGTGA